CAAGGATTAACTTTTTCATAAGCAATTTGTCTTGGAATAAATAATTAATATGATTTTTGTGGGTGTTTCACAATTGGTATAGTGTTTGGCTAATTCGTTACAAATGTTGTCGAACAGCATACGAAAATCCGTCTTCATGGTGAGCCCGGCTGTTCCGGTAACGAAACTTCAATTCGTCTGGTGCATTGTCGACAACATACGAAAGCCGGGTGTAATCGAGCAATTCCATATCGTTAAAATCGTTTCCGATACCCAGCGTATTTTCTTTGGGAATACCTGTTAACTGGCAGACCGCTTCCACACCGTGTGCTTTGGTAACTCCTTCCGGGAAGATTTCCATCCAGGTGAAATCGGGATGTAGCGGCGAAGTGGCCCGTATAACACTAACGTGCGGAAATTGCTTCAGTACTTTTTGCTTGATGACGTCAAAATGTTCTGCGTCGCGCGGAAGAAATATTAAAACCTGGGAAATGGGAAAAGCATCGTTTTCTTTTAATTGAACCGCGTCTCCCAACACCTTGTGGTAATTGAGGTAACGTTCAAATTCTTCACAGGGGTTACTTCTCCACCAGGCAAAATGGTGATTGTCCGGAATTTCGCGCGAAACTTTGAAGTTGAGTTTTTCGGCCATCAGAAACTGAATAATTTCTCCTGCTTCATCGGCCGGAATACTCATGGCCATCAGCAACTTTTGTTGTTTCCAGTTAATCAAACCTGCACCAGAGCTGAAGATGACAAAATCAAACGGCATATCGGGCGTAAGTACCTGTTTTACCTTCATCAGATTTCTTCCGGTGGCTGCTACCCGGCATATTCCCAATTTTCCCAACTCTACCAGTGTTGCGTAGTCTGCT
This Prolixibacter sp. NT017 DNA region includes the following protein-coding sequences:
- a CDS encoding HAD hydrolase family protein, with the protein product MTEIKMVITDLDGTLLQADHSISKADYATLVELGKLGICRVAATGRNLMKVKQVLTPDMPFDFVIFSSGAGLINWKQQKLLMAMSIPADEAGEIIQFLMAEKLNFKVSREIPDNHHFAWWRSNPCEEFERYLNYHKVLGDAVQLKENDAFPISQVLIFLPRDAEHFDVIKQKVLKQFPHVSVIRATSPLHPDFTWMEIFPEGVTKAHGVEAVCQLTGIPKENTLGIGNDFNDMELLDYTRLSYVVDNAPDELKFRYRNSRAHHEDGFSYAVRQHL